CCGTATTCCACCAGGTAGTGCATGTATTCATAGATTTCCGTTTCCCAGTCGGGATTTTCCGTCTGGCCCCCGTCCGTATCCACCATCACATGCTGGTAGCCCACAGCCTGGATCAGTTCCGCATTTTCCCGCAGGTTCATGTGGTACTTCTTGCCCTTCCCCATATTCTGGGCGTAGCACCGTTCCAGGATCACGTCATAATCCTTCACCAGTCGCATCTGGTCTTCCAGGGTATAGCCGCACACCCACCATTCCGGATGGGTGATCACGATTTTTTCCACGCCGGCCTTCCGGGCCGCTTCCACCACCACAAACGCTTCCTCCGGAGAAACATGGGCCGTGGCCAGGACCGCGTGATGGTCCCGGATCAGCCGGAACACACTTTCCAGTTCCGGGATTACCTTCCCGTCCCGTACCAGCTGGATCCCGTCATCCGGGTCCTTGCCCATCTTCTCCAGATGCCGCCGGGCAGACTGGGTGGGCAGCCAGATGACCTTGGCTCCCAGTTTCAGGCCTTTTTCCACGGCTTCCGGATTCACCCCGCCGATGACTTTGTTCATGACCACCCCACCGTACATGGTGAAGTTGGTCTTATCCCCATAGACCTTTTTCACATAGGCATTGGCGATATTCGCCCGGTTCACCGTAAAGCCCAGGTGGGATTTGATCACAATGGCCCGGGCCCCCACCCGTACCGCCGCATCTGCCAGTTCCAGATCGTTGTAGGCCCGCAGCCGCAGATCCGGATTGGTGTGTACATGCATATCACAAATACCCTTCAGGGAAACTCTGCTCATAGTGCTCCTCCTTGTTATGAAAGTATTCTGAATAAATTTGCTTTTAGTGTACCGCTCCATTTCCTATTGCAGAAGACGATAAAATGCGATATGTTATATCGGATAAACCGATGGCAAAGGAGAAAGCACAATGGATCTTCGAGAACTTCAATATTTACTGGCCCTGGCCGAAGAAAAAAGCATTTCCCGGGCTGCCGAAAGGCTGTTCATGGCCCAGTCCAGCCTGTCCCAATTCCTCAGCAACACGGAATCCCAGCTGGGATACAAACTGTTCATCCGCACCTCCAGCGGCATCCGTCCCACCGAACCGGGAAAACGGATGATCCGCTTCGCCCAGGATACCCTTTCCGAATTTCACCGGGCCAAAGATGAGATCCAGGATATCGGCAATTTGAAAGGTGGCCACGTGATCCTGGGCATCAGCTCCTTCCGGGGCTCCTTCCTGCTGCCTCCAGTGCTCCAGGCTTTCCAGAAAAAATACCCGGGGATCCGGGTCCAGATTGTGGAAGAGAACTCCCTGGCCCTGGAACAGCTGCTGCTCACGGGAAAGATTGACCTGGCCCTGCTGGTCATGCCGGAAAAACGCAGCCGCATCCAGGCCCGCTTTTTGATGAATGACGAAATCTGCCTGATCACCAGCCCCAATCATCCTGTGATGGAGTGCGTCCATCAGGGACAGGCCGGGGTGCATCCCTCCCAGCTGTCCCAGTACATCAACATCCAGGATGCAGCCTGCTACGAATTCCTGCTCAGCGGCTACGATACCATCCTGGGCCGGGAAGCCAGAAGGATCTTCCTGCGCCACGGCATGAACCCCACCTATTACAACGAAAACCTGACCGCATTTTTTGCCGCCTCCCTGGGGGCCAGCGGCCTGGGCCTGGCCTTTACCTACGCCAGCAGCCGCCAGTACTTCCATCGGGCCCAGTTGCTGTCCTTGGGCAAAGACGGCACCTCCATCGCCCTGGGCACGGCCATGGCACCGGGACGGTACCATTCCAAAGCTACGAAGGCCCTGGAACAGGTGATTTTTGAAGTGCTGGGGAAATAGACACCAAACCGACCCTTCCGACTGCACCATAACAAAAAAGGACTTTCCATTCGCAAGAATCGAAAGTCCTTTCTCGTTTTCATGAACCTATGATTTTATATTTTCCCAATATCCGCCCTTTTTAAGGGCGGGGGACCATGCGCAGCATGGTGGTGGGTTCTCCCACGCAGGGGGAGCTACAGATTTCAAGGGCGGGGGACCATGCGTCAGCATGGTGGTGGGTTCTCCCCCGCAGGGGGAGCTACAGATTTCAAGGGCGGGGGACCATGCGTCAGCATGGTGGTGGGTTCTCCCCGCAGGGGGAGCTACAGATTTCAAGGGCGGGGGACCATGCGCAGCATGGTGGTAGCTACAGACGCAGCCCCTTCAAAACTTTCCCCAGTGGACCCGTTCCGGACGAGCTTCCTCCAGCGTCCGGGGGCGCTGTTTTTTGACCCCATGGCCCAGGGCCAGGATGGCTTCCACTTCCACCCCTTCCGGCAGTTCCAGCAGTTCCGCCAGATACTGATGGGACGAGAGGCACTGCCCGTCGGCTCCCTTTTTTTCCGCTGTCATGTGCCGCACCTGGACCCAGCAGCTTCCCAGCCCCAGTTCCGTTGCCTGGAGCATCATCGCCATGAGCGTTGCCGAAGCATCTTCCACCCAGGCATGGGAATCCAGCCGCCCCATGACCACAATGGCGGCCGGGGCCTGCTCCAGCATCTGGGCAAAATGGGGCTTGCACCGGGCCATGGCCTTTACCACAGACCGGTCCTCCACCACCAGCAGTTCCGTACTGTGCAGGTTTTTGCTGCTGGGTGCCATCAGCCCTGCCGCCACGATTTTTTCCAACGCCTTCCGGCTGACCGGTTCTTCCGTATACTGCCGTACACTCCGACGAGCCGCCAGCAACTCGAAAAGTTCCATACCCATACCTCCTTACTCTTTTCTTTATTATCCACTTCTCCAGCAAAAGGAACAAGGGGCTGTTCCTGTCCGGGTGTAGTACGTACGTCCTTAATTTTTTTACTATGGATAAAAATCCATAATGATTGCTCCTTTATTGATGGTGTCTCGCAAAGCCATTTTAACATGAAACTTCACTATGGATTTTTGATGACAGTGTTTTTTCCAATACTGCGGGTGCCTTCCGGCAATACTGCCGAAGAACCAAATGCCTTTTTCCAGTACAGGAATTTTTCATAAACCTCTCTCCGAAACAGCAACTTTATCCCCTCTTTTGTTGCGCTTACACAAACTGAAAAATGTTTTTGGCTGTTTTTGCACGAAAACGATAAATGTTTGATGCTTTTTTGCTATATTTTAGCTTCTGCCTTCCCGTATCCAATGAAAATGTGAATGCTAATATAAAAGTGAGCCATTTAAGATCTAAATGCTCATGAAAAAGTGAGCCACTCTGAAACAAGTTCCCCTATACTAGAGTCAGTAATTTGATTCTAAGGGGATTGATGTTAGGATGGTCATCACTATGAAAGATTATGGTCAAATTCGCCAGATGTACATTCGCGATGGAAAATCTATCCGCCAGATTGCCAGAGAAATGCATATCTCCCGTAATACTGTGGCCAAGTATTGCAAAGGAAATGCACTCCCGGGCATCCGCTGCGAATATCATCGGACATCTGCAGTGATTACAGAGGAGGTGACTCGATTCATCCAGAGCTGTCTGGATGAAGATGCGAAAGAACCCAATAAGAAGCAGCACCACACAGCCAAGCGGATTTATGACCGCCTGGTAGAAGAAACTGGATTTACAGGAGGTGCAAGCACAGTCCGGCGCTGCGTTCATCTGTTACGTGGCAATCTTCAGGAAGCCTTCGTCCCTTTGGCTCACCTTCCAGGTGATGCGATGCAGATTGATTGGGGTGAAGCTGTGGTTTACCTCAAAGGAGTGCGTACTAAAGTCAATTTCTTTTGTGCCCG
This genomic interval from Acidaminococcus timonensis contains the following:
- a CDS encoding DUF6282 family protein, whose amino-acid sequence is MSRVSLKGICDMHVHTNPDLRLRAYNDLELADAAVRVGARAIVIKSHLGFTVNRANIANAYVKKVYGDKTNFTMYGGVVMNKVIGGVNPEAVEKGLKLGAKVIWLPTQSARRHLEKMGKDPDDGIQLVRDGKVIPELESVFRLIRDHHAVLATAHVSPEEAFVVVEAARKAGVEKIVITHPEWWVCGYTLEDQMRLVKDYDVILERCYAQNMGKGKKYHMNLRENAELIQAVGYQHVMVDTDGGQTENPDWETEIYEYMHYLVEYGIPEEQVYYMTKTIPYRLLDIPDEPVGACNA
- a CDS encoding LysR family transcriptional regulator, producing the protein MDLRELQYLLALAEEKSISRAAERLFMAQSSLSQFLSNTESQLGYKLFIRTSSGIRPTEPGKRMIRFAQDTLSEFHRAKDEIQDIGNLKGGHVILGISSFRGSFLLPPVLQAFQKKYPGIRVQIVEENSLALEQLLLTGKIDLALLVMPEKRSRIQARFLMNDEICLITSPNHPVMECVHQGQAGVHPSQLSQYINIQDAACYEFLLSGYDTILGREARRIFLRHGMNPTYYNENLTAFFAASLGASGLGLAFTYASSRQYFHRAQLLSLGKDGTSIALGTAMAPGRYHSKATKALEQVIFEVLGK
- a CDS encoding nitroreductase family protein translates to MELFELLAARRSVRQYTEEPVSRKALEKIVAAGLMAPSSKNLHSTELLVVEDRSVVKAMARCKPHFAQMLEQAPAAIVVMGRLDSHAWVEDASATLMAMMLQATELGLGSCWVQVRHMTAEKKGADGQCLSSHQYLAELLELPEGVEVEAILALGHGVKKQRPRTLEEARPERVHWGKF